A segment of the Labrus mixtus chromosome 15, fLabMix1.1, whole genome shotgun sequence genome:
ctctctgtctctctctctttctctttctctctctctccctctctctctctgtctctttctctctctctctctctgtctctctgtctctctctctctgtctctctctctgtctctctctctgtctctctctgtctctctctctctctctctctctctgtctctctctctgtctctctctgtctctctctctctctctctgtctctgtctctctctgtctctctctctgtctttctctgtctctctctctctctgtctctctctctatctctctctctctctctctctctctgtctctctctctctctctctgtctctctctctctctgtctctccctctctctctctctctctctctcactctctccacagtCATGGCCGAGTGAAGCTGACTCCTCCTCAGACCTGCAGTCagctcttctctcctcctcccctcctttcctcctccatccctccatcctctcctcctctcttttttcaccatgctcccttcctcctcctcttcctctcccctcctcctcttcttcctcctttctctcctcctcctctcctcccccctcctctctgccccGGCTgatcctccccctccctccatgGCGTCCGTCAGGGCGGTGTACCGGGCGTTCGACACCTCCCTCACCCACCTGACCGTCCACAGGAGGACAGGTGAGGTGTTCGTCGGCGCTGTGAACCGCGTGCTGAAGCTGTCGTCCAATCTGACGGAGCTGAGGAGTCACATGACCGGACCTGTGGAGGACAACGCCAAGTGTTACCCTCCACCCAGCGTGAGGGCGTGCGCCCACAGGTatacacctgtctctctgcctcacctgtctctctacctcacctgtctctttgcttcacctgtctctctacctcacctgtctctctgcctcacctgtctctctacctcacctgtctctctgcttcacctgtctctctgcctcacctgtctctctgcctcaccTGTCTCCGTGCTTCTCCCTTCTTTTGCTGAAcgttcacacacacctgtctcacctgtctctgccCCTTCTTGCTCACCTGTCTAACatcccacctgtctgtctgcgtcTTCCCTCAGACTGGATTCCTCTGATAACGTGAATAAGCTCTTACTGGTGGACTATACTGGGAACAGACTGGTGGCGTGCGGCTCCATCTGGCAGGGCGTCTGTCAGTTCCTCCGACTCGAGGATCTCTTCAAACTGGGAGAGCCGCATCACCGCAAAGAGCACTACCTGTCGGGAGCCAGAGAGGCTGATGGGATGGCAGGTAAGCACATTGATACATCTCCCTGTTATGGGATGCTGAGgacttttgttgccatggtttccaaAGAGGGAttgatatgtttgtttttcacctgAGTCCTGAGTGCAGCAGTTAGCAGCTAACCGCTAACTCAGAGTTAAACACAGAGGAGGTCATGCTAGCTAACACTTAACCAGCTAATGTTCAGTCCGGGTCGGATGGtatgtttaccttttttttaaagtctttatatgtgatgttttgatccagcagatgtcgctcttgatcaccagcatgaaaccaaaacaacttgcgctgcattgttgtgttagcatgctaatgctagtgatctttattatgctcgtatcttcacactgcatgtaaatttacctgaaatgagcgtgatctagaaacacagttaagcagtgagtacagtatgttattcttcttttctctagtccctcaattaaacaacttttatacacgaggggaggagtcagccggccgtccgggcaatgtaaacaaagtgaagataggactctgaaaactctgaaaacatcacagacagtgggactcgggtgttacacccattgtagacagtcatgactcacagagttattttcagaggagatacttgatttctatatttaagtgtgaaaaatcacattaagCTTGGCGAGCAGTTTCCTTCTGCTTTCAGCCTCTGTCCTGAAGAAGGCTGTGACTTTAGACTAAGAGTTTTGACTAGAGCAGCTTTTCTGAAAGTGAAAGAAGGAAAATCAATCTTGGAACTGGTTTTTAGTTTGTGAAATCAGGGTTTTTCTCAGAGTTATAGCAGGCGTTGTTAGTCCTCCAGATGTTCACATATTCAGTTTAGTCATCTCTCATTGGATATGAGATATCTTTGCAGCTTTATGTCTGTTACAGTGTTCACATTGATATTAAGCATTAAGGTTTCTGTGAACTCAGTCGTCTCTCAGCTTCAGTCAGAAGTTCCCGCCGTCTTCTCAGGTTTAATATTCAAAGATGTTCAGCACATTTTCTGCTGACTTCACGTCAGATTTTACTAATTTTGTTGctaaaaaagagacaaacacaaagccgTGGTGCTTTGTTCCCGACATGCTGGAGAAGCTTTTTCAACCTGCAGGTGTCAATCATGTGTCAGGGTGTCAAAATGTTTGCAGGTTTTTATGCTAAATCTGCTGCCGTGGCTTTCAGTTTGAACACAAAGTGAATGAAGTCTGTCAGGAGCAAACAGATGATTGACAGCTAGACTTTGTCCCCACATCAGAGCCGTCCTCTCAAACTCGGGCTGACACATCACACTGAGACGATCAGGTCTCACTTCCCTGTTGTGACAGAATAACTCTGTTTGATAGATATGAAGTTAGCACGTAATTTTAAGATTTGAGCTCATGATTGTGGGCTCTGAAACGCTCTGTGGGACATCAGCAGAAAATTTGGtacaaaatagaaaatgaagaTGAGAAGCAGCTAAGTGTCTGTCAGAAATCTTCTCATACCAGGAGGGCTGGACCCTAACATGaaacactgcagttcctccagtgtccactagagtctgtctcctgcagtgagtcagtcctcatagagctccatgttaaaatgtctaactttacagctgcagttcctccagtgtccactagagtctgtctcctgcagtgagtcagtccccatagagctctatgttaaaatgtctaactttacagctgcagttcctccagtgtccactagagtctgtctcctgcagtgagtcagtccccatagagctctatgttaaaatgtctaactttacagctgcagttcctccagtgtccactagagtctgtctcctgcagtgagtcagtcctcatagagctctatgttaaaatgtctaactttacagctgcagttcctccagtgtccactagagtctgtctcctgcagtgagtcagtcctcatagagctccatgttaaaatgtctaactttacagctgcagttcctccagtgtccactagagtctgtctcctgcagtgagtcagtccccatagagctctatgttaaaatgtctaactttacagctgcagttcctccagtgtccactagagtctgtctcctgcagtgagtcagtccccatagagctccatgttaaaatgtctaactttacaaactggtacaaaaacagtttgagtcTCTAGAGCTCATGTTGATATTGTTAAAACTGAACAGGAAGTAAATTTCTTCATGACACAGccattttgattatattaaCGCTATGagttaaacatatttttgcatatttattGGCGCCAaattgactgacaggtgggcatgTTGTACTGTAGGTGTTTGTCAGGATGTTTAAGGCCCGCCTCTGATCCACATCTTCCTCTGTTTTGAGATCGATCTGAAGTTCAGAcacaacatttccaacatggcgaccttCATCGCTGTGCTTCAAAACTcctcactgagactacgtccatgttttatatagaCTATGCTGTTACTCAGGCTAATGCAAATTTTACAGCCCGccataaagtttttttttttaattcctgcaCATAAAAAACCCGTCATCTGCCTGATTGGTTCTCCCAGAACGTGCACATTAaatggtgatgatgtcacacctgtAAAAACGAGTCCATTATGTTTTTTGTAATCGGGTGTCTTGAACGTCTTCTCCTCTAGGTGTCGTCGTCGGTGAGGACGACTGGACGGCCGACCCCAAGAGGAAGAAACCGGTGAAAGGCGGCAGCCGGCTGTTCATTGGCGCCGCCATCGACGGAAAGTCTGAGTACTTCCCGACGCTGTCCAGCAGGAAGCTGGTGGCGGACGAGGAGAGCGTGAACATGTTCTCTCTTGTCTATCAGGACGAGTTCGTCTCCTCGCAGATCAAGATCCCGTCCGACACGCTGTCCCTCTACCCGGCCTTCGACATCTACTACGTGTACGGATTCTCCAGCCGAACGTACGTCTACTTCCTGACGCTGCAGCTCGACACGCAGCTGACGCAGATGGACGCCGGCGGCGAGAAGTTCTTCACCTCAAAGATCGTCCGCATGTGCTCCAACGACACCGAGTTCTACTCGTACGTGGAGTTCCCTCTGGGCTGCACCAAGGACGGCGTGGAGTACCGGCTGGTTCAGGCCGCCTACAAACAGAAACCGGGGCGGAGACTGGCTCACGCGCTCGGCCTGTCGGAGGACGACGACGTGCTGTTTGTCGTCTTCTCTCAGGTGAGCtagctgtgacatca
Coding sequences within it:
- the LOC132990265 gene encoding plexin A3-like, producing MLPSSSSSSPLLLFFLLSLLLLSSPLLSAPADPPPPSMASVRAVYRAFDTSLTHLTVHRRTGEVFVGAVNRVLKLSSNLTELRSHMTGPVEDNAKCYPPPSVRACAHRLDSSDNVNKLLLVDYTGNRLVACGSIWQGVCQFLRLEDLFKLGEPHHRKEHYLSGAREADGMAGVVVGEDDWTADPKRKKPVKGGSRLFIGAAIDGKSEYFPTLSSRKLVADEESVNMFSLVYQDEFVSSQIKIPSDTLSLYPAFDIYYVYGFSSRTYVYFLTLQLDTQLTQMDAGGEKFFTSKIVRMCSNDTEFYSYVEFPLGCTKDGVEYRLVQAAYKQKPGRRLAHALGLSEDDDVLFVVFSQGQKNRSNPPRETVLCLFTLHNINLAMRERIRSCYRGEGKLSLPWLLNKELPCIHTPKQIGNDFCGLVLNQPLGGLRVIEGNPLYEDRTEGMGAVAAYTYGEHTVVFVGTRSGQLKKVGGEKMEG